The DNA segment TTTTGTTGAATCTTTTTTTTCAAAATTAACATCAATTTGTTTTGAATTTGAAATAACACTATAAATCATATTTTGTTTGAATTTAATATATAAAACTCTATTATTATCTATTGTATCTATTATTATATTGTCTATAAAAGCATCACTTAATATTAGCGCACTATTCTTTATATTACTGTTGTATTTAGACATCGTTATCTTTAGCATATTATTAGTTTCATCATATACAACGCTAGCTTTAGAATTAGAAGAACTATCAATTGATAATTTTCCGCCTTCTTTTCCTTTTTCATAATTAAGACCATTTATTAATTTATTATCCGCATAAAAGAATATTTTGTCTTTATTTTGCTCAACTATTAAATTCGATTCTTCTGTACTCATCAAATCAAACACAACCCTAACAATATTATCATTAACATTGTATAAATCATCAGGCTTAAATTGTGATACTCTAACTCCTTTAACATTATTTGTTTTATAGTTATATTTGTCTTTAGCTTGTCCTATAAATGAATCCATTATATCAAGTATCATTCTATCAGGATTATTTAACTTAAGTACATTGTACTTAGGAATATTAGTAGTTTCAATTATTATTGCTTCCCTATCGTTTATTTTGTCATTAGAAATGTTTTTAATAAGGTTTGTAAAAACTATTTCAAGAGATTTTTCATTTTCTCCTTGAATTATTGTATAACCAGCATTTCTATCCATATCTAACACTAATCTTGTTATGTAAGGATTTTTTGAAAACTGAGAAGCTCTAATCATTTTAACAGGATATGTGTTTACATCTAACTTAAAGACACCATTTTCATCTAATCTATCCTTGTCTAATTCTAAATTAGTATTAGGAATGTCTATAACTAATCTACAAGGATTATCCAAGTACATTTCCCTGTGATACACAATCCCTGAAGCTTTGATTTCAATTTTAGGTAAAACGTTATCTGTATTAACAACTATATCCAAAATATCTTGTTTTGCACTGCTAATAATTCCTTTTCTCATTTTACTATCCCAGTCAACCTTAAAACCTAGTTCCTCAGCAGCAAATCTTAAAGGAACCATAGTTCTATCATTCATAATTTTAGCAGGAACACCGTAAGGTAATGATTTTTGTTTACCATCAACAATAATATCCTTACTATCGATTTTTATAGTAATATTTTTATCATTACTATATATATGCACTTCTCGATTTTTACTATCCCAATCTATTTGTGCATTCAAATAATCTATTATAAATTTTACTGGAACTAAAGTTCTGGATTCATATAGAACTGGAGAAACATCAGATATTAAAGGTTCTCCATTGATAAGTATATTAATTTTTTCTAAATTAATATTTTTTCCATCAATATTCATTTCAACATACTGTGGACTATAATCAGCATATACAAAAATAGAAAAAGCAAAAAATATAACTATCGTTAATGTTATAAATAAAAATAGTCTTTTCATATTATCACCCATTCTGCAATTTTTTAAATTATAAGTTGTTATCCTATAACTTTTTATTAATTCATTATAAAATAAGCATGATTTGTTCTAAATTATACTATTATGGGATAATATGTTTGTCTCAATTATTCTCATCTTTCACTGTTACATCAACAAGTTAAACTGTTCTACTTATTTATAACATTTATAATTTTTACAGTCAACTAATATAGACCTTTTGTAACGCTAACTTAATCCTTTTAAAATATTTGTAATGTAAATTAACCCTGATTATTCCTATAACATTTTTTCTAAGTATATATTGTATTTTTCCATTGTTTAATGCTCATTATTCTATGATCTGATACTATAGCCAATGGTATTATATCTTTAGGTTTAATTGAATGAAAAATCATTATTTCACAATCATAACCAACTTTCAAATCATTTCTCACTCTTAAATTATATTCATAACTACATGAAGTATCCCAATACATTTTGGCTTTAATAATACATTTTTTTATAATATACTCTTTTTTTATTTCAAAACCTTTAACATCCATAAGCATAATAGGTTCATAACATTCATTAGCTAAATTTTCATTTGCAATCCAACATTTATGCGGATTAATTTTCAAAGATAATATAACACTATGAGAATGCCAACTTGTATGCTTGCTCAAATCTAAACTTCCAAACACTGCTTTTTTTCTAATAACCCATTCTGGTATTTCAGAAGGTTTGTAGTTATCAAAAAAATCGTGAAATTTTTTATATTTAACATAATATGTGATTTTATCATCGTAAGCTATTCCTTTTTCCAATATCATATCCAAATCATGTATTGGAGCAATATGATATACAATATTTTCATTCAGTTTTTCTTCAAACAAGATACTCACCTCATTTATTTATCTTTACATACTATTATATTTTTCTTCTTTTCTTACATAATATAAGTTGCCAATAAATTTATTTAAGCGCTCAGTAGAATATTTTGATAATGGTTAATAATTCAAAATATTAACCATTATCAATTTATTTTTTATAGTAAAGTTACTTCAAAAAGCTTGGAAAATAGACAAAATGTCAAATCCAAGCTTTATTATTTTTAGTATTATCCCTGATTTTTCATATAACTTTAAATAATATACTGTAAGCTTCTGAATTATAATATTTCAGTATATTCGAAGGCATATCGAATAGGTATGTCGAAAATAAATCTCCTATTCAGTTACTTCATAGGAATAAGCGTGAGTTGTACCTCCTATTCATTTTCTAATATGAAACTCACTCCTCATTTCATTACCAAGAGTAAGTGATTCACAAAAAATCGTAGATTTCTGTTCTCTACTCATGAGTAAGCGACTCACATAAAATCATAGATTTTAGTTTACTTCTCAAAATCAAGATTTGGGTTCACTGCTCATAATTTTCTATGAATAATCTGGGATTATATATATACTTATATACAATATAAATCTTGCTAATAATGCTAATTGAGGAAGCAATCAGTTTACCCTGTCATTTATCTCTCAATTTCTAATGCTTTAATATGTAGCACCATTTGTATTCATTATCACATCCAACTGCATATCTAACAAGATCTTTAACATATGGTTTCTCCAATATATCTTTTACAGGATGATAAACAGGATGTATCGGAAGATCTTTTACTAATAATTCTTCTGCTTTAAGCATTGCATCTATCCTTTCATCACCTGTACCATTTACAGCAATATCTATCAATTTATCGTACTCAGTATTACTATAGTAAGCATCATTGTTTCCACCATTTGTTATGAATAAATCCATAAATGTCATTGGATCATTATAGTCTGCACCCCAACCAGCTAAACTAAGGGTATAATCTTTTTTATTATATCTGTCTAATCTTATGGCGTAAGATACATTTTCAACAACTATGTCCAATCCTAAATTTTCTCTCCACATTTGTTGAAAAGCTTCAGTCATAAGCTTCCAAGCTGAACTATCACCTGCTAAAAATGTAACTTCATTTTGAAGTTGTTCCTTAGTTATACCTAATTCGTTAAGACCATCTTCTAAATGTTTAGCTGCTGCAGCTTTGTCAAAAGTTAATGATTTACTTGTTCTTACTGCATCAAAAGTTTTATCATCTTTACCTGGCATACCAGGCGGAGTTAAACCGTTAGCAACCATACCTACACCGTTTAATACATTATTTACAAAACTTTCAGAATCTAACGCCCTTGCGAATGCTGCTCTTATATTATAATTTTTCATTATATTGTTTGTTAAATTATATTGTAAATACCAAGTAGTACTATCAGGTACAATCTTATACTCATCAGTATCGCCATATTTATCAACAAATTCCATTGGAACTACTATCGTATCTAGTCCACCTGTGTCATATAGGTTAACAGCTGTGTTAGAATCAAGTATCATGTCTCCTTCAATAGTTTGAATCTTCACATTTTCAGCATCCCAATAATTAGGATTTTTTTCTAGTGTAAGTTTTTGATCATGAGTCCACTCCTTTATTATAAATGGACCACTATAAACTATCTTTTCTGCGTCCGCAGCATAGTCATTACCAAATTTCTCGACAGCTGCTTTCTGAACAGGTACTAATGTAGCAAATGAAGTAAGCTCTAAAAATTGAGCTGTAGGTCTAACCAATTCTACTTCAATAGTTTTTGGGTCTGGTGTTTTTATAGCTACATCTTCTCTACTACCTTCATTTTTATTGTACTCTTCTGCCCCCTTTATGTGATATAGCATAGCAGCATATTCAGCAGCTGTTTCTGGAGCTAAAGCTCTTAACCAAGAATATTTTATGTCTTCTGATGTAATATCTGTTCCATCAGACCATTTAGCATCTCTTAAAGTGAATTTATAATTAATTCCATCTTCACTCATTTCCCAATCTTCAGCTAATCCAGAACCTTTTTTAATAAAACCCTTCTGATCTGGTCTTACAAGACCTTCCATAGTAGCCCTTATTATCTCTATAGAAAGTGCAGCTGTTGTAGTTTGTGGATCCAATCCTGGAGGCTCTGCTGCCCAATTAACTCTTAATATTTGTTCATCAGCTAACTCTTCACTAATATCGCCATTAGGTGTCTCATTTATCTCTCCTTTGCAGCCTGATAAGGCAATAGTAAATACCATAACAAATATTATCACTAAAACCATGAATTTGTTTTTTGTCATAATAATATTCCTCCTATAATTATTTTTAATTGTTACAACTTTGTAACTTTATTATATTGCATATTTGTAATATATGAGCTATTCACCCCCTCTATCTATTATTTGTTATTATTATTAATAATATAGGTAACTACTGCGGTTTTATCCTCAAAATCTCAATTTTTTCTATGTTATTATATGTCGAATTTTGTACTAGTATAAGAGCATATAGAATTATTTTGTAACAGTGTCGATATGCCACTTCATTTTTTGAAATTATCAAAATATTCGTTTTAATTAACTATTGATATATGCCCGTTTATATGGTATAAATATATTGTATCTATTTATTGAAATAATTATGAACTTAATATTTGAATTATTGAGTTTCGCTCTTGCAATATTGGACATTATTTCATTTTGTTAATAATTTATAATAAAATAGACAAGTTTTATTATAATTCTGTCTCAATAATTTTTTATTACATTTTGTTAATAATTAAATTGATTAAGAATTTATTGATATAAATTCACAATACATGTATGAATTCGTTTATCTTTTATTATTTACTATGCCCCTTAATTTAACAAGTTATATATACAAAATTTGTTAAAGTATTTCATACTCTTAAACACAAAAAAGATTCCAACTGCACATTGGAATCTTTTTTGCGTATTTTGGGAATATTGCATGTTGATATTAATGACCTCTTAACTTAGAGTAGAAATCCCTACTATAGCTTAAATGAAAACATTTATGTTAAAACATAAAACAAAATACACATAAATTTTGATATGCGTAAAAAAAGATCCCAACTTCACATTGGAATCTTTTCTACATTTCTTATAATTCTAAAATGGAAAATAAAATATTAATTTCCGTTTTATATTTCAGCAAAATCTACATTTCAATAATTAAAAATCAAAGATTTTGTTTTATTAGTGTTTTAATATATAAGCCCATTTATAGTCATTATCAGCACCACATAAAGGTCTTACAATATCTTTAACATATGGCTTAACAACAACGTCTCTAACAGGGTGATATACTGGATGAACTGGAAGTTCTTTAACTAATAATTCTTCAGCTATAAGCATAGCATCAATTCTTTCATCTCCCATTCCATTTACAGCTGTATTAATACAATCATCATATTCCTGACTGCTATAGTAAGCATCATTGTTTCCGCCATTTGTAATGAATAAATCCATAAATGTCATAGGGTCATTATAATCTCCACCCCAACCAGCTAAACTAATTGTATAGTCTTTTTTGTTATATCTATCTAATCTTATAGCATATGATGCATTTTCAACAAATATCTCTAGTCCTAAGTTTTCTTTCCACATTTGTTGGAAAGCTTGAGTCATATTTACCCAACCAGAGGTATCTCCTGCTAAGAAAGTTACTTCTTTCTCTAACTCTTCTTTAGTCATTCCTAATTCTTTAAGACCTTCTTCTAAATGCTTTTTAGCAGCTTCTACGTTAAAAGGAAGAGATTTGCTAGTTCTTAATTCATCAAATGCTTTACCATCTTTTCCTGGCATTCCTGGAGGTGTTAAACCTTCAGCAACTAAACCAACACCATTTAATACACTTTTTACAAAGCTTTCTGAATCTAATGCTTGTGAAAATGCTGCTCTTATATGATAATTACTCATAATTTTATTTGTGAAGTTGAATTGTAAATACCAAGTAGTTGCATTAGGTACTATTATATATTCATCAGTTTTTCCATATCTCTCAACAAACTCAGAAGGAACAGCAATTGTATCTAATCCATCAGTATCATATAAGTTTACTGCTGCGTTGGCATCAAGAATCATATCTCCTTCTATACGTTCAAGCTTAACAACTTCTGCATCCCAGTAATTTGGATTTTTTTCTAATATAAGGTTTTGGTCATGGTTCCATTCACTAATTACAAATGGTCCACTATAAACTATCTTATCAGCATCTGCTGCATATTCTTCGCCTAATTTTTCTACCGCTGCCTTTTGAGCTGGTATAAGTGTTGCAAATGAAGTAAGCTCTAAGAATTGAGCTGTAGGTCTTACTAAATCAACCTCTATTGTTTTTTCATCTGGTGTTCTTATTGCTACATCTTCTCTAGATCCTTCACCTTTATTATATGCTTCAGCTCCTTCAACAGCATATAACATTCCTGCATATTCAGCTGCTGTATCTGGATCCAATGCTCTTAACCAAGAAAATTTGATATCTTCAGTTGTAATAGGTGTTCCATCTGACCACTTAGCATCTCTTAAATAAAATTTGTAATGTAATCCGTCGTCACTTATTTCCCAATCTTTTGCTAATCCAGAACCTTTTTTAATGAAACCATTTTGATCTGGTCTTACAAGACCTTCCATAGTAGCTCTTATTATTTCTATAGAAAGTGCAGCTGTTGTAGTTTGAGTATCCATTCCTGGAGGTTCTGCTGCCCAGTTAAGTCTCAATATTTGCTCTTCTGCTAGTTCCTTACCATCATCAGTAGAACTAGGAGTATCACTAGAACTTGGAGTATCGCCAGAGCCTTGATTATCACTTGAACTTGGAGTATCTGTTGGTTCATCTCCTGTACATCCAGTGAAAGCAACAGTAAACAACATAATAAATATTAGCATCAATACCATAAGTTTGCTTTTCGTCATAATAAAATCCCCCTATAATTATTTTAAAATTTGTTACAACTTTGCAATTAAATTATGTTACAACTTTGTAATTTGAATTAATTTATTCACCTCCTAGCTTATTATTTGCTTTATTCATAAGAGTAGGTAATTACTGCGTTCATATCACTTTAGTCATATTATAGTATATTTTCTTACTTTATCTATTTATGTTTAATTATACGCTTATATATAAATATTATAGAAATATTTCGTAATGATGTCAAGCTTATGTTTCATTTTTTGCAATAATAAAAATATTTATCAAATCATATGGCATATAAATATACTGATATTTAGCTGTTTACAAGCCATTTTAATAATAGATATATTTTTGATGGTTCTCTATTTGAAGGATTCTATGGCATTCTTGCAATTTCAACAAATTATTGCATTTTTTTAACTATATCCACAGATTTATTTGAAAAATCTCTTATACATTATATTATATTACATTTTTTTAACAATTGCAAAGAACAATTTATTATTTTTATTTTATTAATTTTATAATAATGAAACTCCTACTTACTTTCCTAAGAGTAAATTAACAAATCCATTTTCAGGTTCATTCTTATAAGCATTTTTATTATAAAAATTCTTATCACTTTTTTAAATCACAAAAAAAAGATTCCAACTGCACATTGGAATCTTTTTTGTATTTCAATAAAATCTATATTTTCATTAATTTAAAATGAAAGATTGTTTTATTAGTGTTTTAGTAGATAAGCCCATTTATAGTCATTATCAGCACCACATAAAGGTCTTACAATACCTTTAACATATGATCTAGTAACCATATCTCTAACTGGATGGTATACTGGATGAGCTGGAAGATCCTTAACTAATATTTCTTCAGCTCTAAGCATAGCATCAATTCTTTCGTCTCCCATTCCATTTACAGCTGTATCAATACATGCATCATACTCAGCACTGCTATAGTATGCATCGTTGTTTCCACCATTTGTAATGAATAAATCCATAAATGTCATAGGGTCATTGTAATCTCCGCCCCAACCAGATAAACTTATTGTATAGTCTTTTTTGTTATATCTATCTAATCTAATAGCATAAGATACATTCTCTACAAATATTTCTAGTCCTAAGTTTTCTTTCCACATTTGTTGGAAAGCTTGAGTCATTAATACCCATCCTGAGCTATCTCCTGCTAAGAAAGTAACTTCTTCCTGTAATTCTTCTTTAGTCATTCCTAATTCTTTAAGACCTTCTTCTAAGTGCTTTTTAGCAGCTTCTGGGTCATAAGGAAGAGATTTGCTAGTTCTTAATTCATCAAATGCTTTACCATCTTTTCCTGGCATTCCTGGAGGTGTTAAACCTTCAGCAACTAAACCAACACCATTTAATACATTTTTAACAAAGCTATCAGAGTCTAACGCTTGTGCAAATGCTGCTCTTATATGATAATTACTCATAATTTTATTTGTAAAGTTATATTGTAAATACCAAGTAGTTGCATTTGGAATTATTGCATATTCATCAGTATCTCCATATTTCTCAACAAATTCAGAAGGAACAACAATTGTATCTAAACCATCAGTATCATATAAGTTTACTGCTGAGTTAGCATCAATAATCATATCTCCTTCAATACGCTCAAGCTTAACATTTTCAGCATCCCAATAATTAGGATTTTTTTCTAAATTAAGATTTTGATCATGGTTCCATTCGCTAATTACAAATGGTCCACTATAAACTATCTTATCAGCATCTGCTGCATATTCTTCACCAAATTTTTCTACTGCTGCCTTTTGAGCTGGTATAAGTGTTGCAAATGAAGTAAGCTCTAAAAATTGAGCTGTAGGTCTTACTAAATCAACTTCTATTGTTTTTTCATCTGGTGTTCTTATTGCTACATCTTCTTTAGATCCTTCGCCTTTGTTATATGCTTCTGCTCCCTCAATATGATATAACATTGAAGCATATTCAGCTGCTGTATCTGGATCTAATGCTCTTAACCAAGAAAATTTGATATCTTCTGTTGTAATAGGTGTTCCATCAGACCATTTAGCATCTCTTAAGTAAAATTTGTAATGTAATCCATCGTCACTTATTTCCCAATCTTTTGCTAGTCCAGAACCTTTTTTAATAAAACCATTTTGATCTGGTCTTACAAGACCTTCCATAGTAGCTCTTATTATCTCTATAGAAAGTGCAGCTGTTGTTATTTGTGTATCCATTCCTGGAGGTTCTGCTGCCCAGTTAACTCTTAATACTTGCTCCTCAGCTAATTCTTCCCCATTATCAGCTGGTTGATTTGAATCACCTTCTTGGTTTGAATCACCTGCTGGTTGCTTAGGCTCTTCAGGCTTATCTCCATCTGAACATCCTGCAAACGCAAATGAAAATACCATTACAAAACATAGCATTAAAACCATTAGCTTGCTTTTCTTCATAAAAAATTTCCCCCTTAATTTAATTTTTTTCTACTAATAGTCATACTCCCTCAATACTCTTTTTAAAGTCTAAATTTAAACTAAAAATGGACTTTACTTGCAAATATAATACCCTTTATATGTATTGTTGAACTATGTCTATTTTTGTATATAATTTTTATATTATATCAATATTATAGGTATTTTTTGTAATTATGTCAAGTCTATATTGCAACTTTCACAATTATCTAAATATTTAACATCTTAAGCATTACATTTTACGTATAAAATAACTATCATATGTAAATTATCGATAGATATTTTAAAATATTTTTGCATGTTATCGAAATACAGGTTGTAATAACCCTGTATTTCGATATTAATTATTTACTTTACCATATGACAAGCAACAAAATGTCCTTTTTCTACCTCTATTAATTCTGGTGCTTGTTTTTTACATATGTCACTACATAAACTACACCTTGCTTGAAACTTACATCCTGGTGGCGGATTGATAGGGCTCGGAACATCTCCCTGTAACATTATTCTATTTCTTGCTTTTGAAATTTTTGGATCTGGAATTGGTACAGCAGACAACAATGCTTTTGTATATGGATGCATAGGCTTATCATATAATGCATCACTGCTTGCTAATTCCATCATTGATCCAAGATACATAACCGCAATCCTATCAGAAATATGCTTAACCATACTTAAATCATGTGCTATAAATAAATACGTTAAACCAAGTTCTTTTTGTAGGTCTTCAAGTAAGTTAACTACTTGTGCCTGTATAGAAACATCTAGGGCTGATATAGGCTCATCACAAACTATAAATTTAGGTTCTATTGCTAAAGCTCTAGCTACGCCTATACGCTGTCTTTGTCCGCCACTAAATTCATGTGGGAACCTACTAGCATGTTCTCTACTCAATCCAACTAATTCAAGAAGTTCATAAATTCTTTTTTGTCTTTCCATTCCTGAATGTAAATTGTGAATATCAATACCTTCTCCAATTATATCAGTAACTGTCATTCTAGGATTTAATGATGCATATGGGTCTTGGAATATCATCTGTGCACTTCTGGTAAAATTTTTAAGCTGATCTTTATTAAGCTTACGAACATTCATATCATCAAAAATAATTTCGCCATCAGTTGCATCGTATAATCTGATAATAGTTCTTCCTGTTGTAGATTTTCCACATCCTGACTCTCCAACAAGACCTAATGTTTCTCCTTGTTTAATATCAAAAGATAGATTATCAACAGCTTTTAATTGCAATCCCCTTCCAACATTAAAATATTTTTTAAGGTTTCTAACTGTAACCAAAGTCTTTGCTTCTTTTTTATCTAAGTTAGCACTCATTATTTCGCCCCCTTACTAAATGGATTTTCAACATGTGGAGCCATATCATGCTTCAACCAACAACGAACATAATGAATATCTGTCAAATCAGTCTTTTCAGGCATTTGCTTGGAACAAATTGGCATTGCATAATCACATCTGGCAGCAAATGGACATCCCATTGGAGGTGCAAATAGATCTGGTGGTGTACCGTCTATAGGAACAAGTCTATGCTTTTCCATTTTATCTAGTCTTGGAACAGATTGAAGTAATCCCCATGTATATGGATGCTGAGGATTATAGAATATATCATCAGCTGTTCCTGTCTCTATTATTATACCAGCATACATAACTGCAATTCTATCTGCTATATCAGCAACAACACCCAAGTCATGTGTAATTATGATAATAGCTGTATCTAATCTTTTTTGTAAGTCCTGCATTAAATCTATAATCTGCGCTTGTATAGTAACATCAAGTGCTGTTGTAGGTTCATCAGCTATTAAAAGCTTTGGATTACATGCTAAGGCAATAGCTATCATTGCTCTCTGTCTCATACCACCACTATACTCATGTGGATATTGATTAATACGTTTTTCTGGCTTTGGAATACCAACAAGATGAAGCATCTCAACAGCCTTTTTAGCAGCTTCTGCTTTGCTCATTTTTTGGTGTTTTATTAAACCCTCCATTATTTGCTTACCAACTCTCATAGTAGGGTTTAAAGATGTCATAGGATCTTGGAAGATCATACTTATATCTCTTCCTCTTACAGCTTCCATTTGTCTATCACTAAACTTAACCAAATCTTTTCCATTAAAAATTGCTTTTCCTTCTTT comes from the Abyssisolibacter fermentans genome and includes:
- a CDS encoding ABC transporter ATP-binding protein; its protein translation is MSANLDKKEAKTLVTVRNLKKYFNVGRGLQLKAVDNLSFDIKQGETLGLVGESGCGKSTTGRTIIRLYDATDGEIIFDDMNVRKLNKDQLKNFTRSAQMIFQDPYASLNPRMTVTDIIGEGIDIHNLHSGMERQKRIYELLELVGLSREHASRFPHEFSGGQRQRIGVARALAIEPKFIVCDEPISALDVSIQAQVVNLLEDLQKELGLTYLFIAHDLSMVKHISDRIAVMYLGSMMELASSDALYDKPMHPYTKALLSAVPIPDPKISKARNRIMLQGDVPSPINPPPGCKFQARCSLCSDICKKQAPELIEVEKGHFVACHMVK
- a CDS encoding peptide ABC transporter substrate-binding protein, with product MTKNKFMVLVIIFVMVFTIALSGCKGEINETPNGDISEELADEQILRVNWAAEPPGLDPQTTTAALSIEIIRATMEGLVRPDQKGFIKKGSGLAEDWEMSEDGINYKFTLRDAKWSDGTDITSEDIKYSWLRALAPETAAEYAAMLYHIKGAEEYNKNEGSREDVAIKTPDPKTIEVELVRPTAQFLELTSFATLVPVQKAAVEKFGNDYAADAEKIVYSGPFIIKEWTHDQKLTLEKNPNYWDAENVKIQTIEGDMILDSNTAVNLYDTGGLDTIVVPMEFVDKYGDTDEYKIVPDSTTWYLQYNLTNNIMKNYNIRAAFARALDSESFVNNVLNGVGMVANGLTPPGMPGKDDKTFDAVRTSKSLTFDKAAAAKHLEDGLNELGITKEQLQNEVTFLAGDSSAWKLMTEAFQQMWRENLGLDIVVENVSYAIRLDRYNKKDYTLSLAGWGADYNDPMTFMDLFITNGGNNDAYYSNTEYDKLIDIAVNGTGDERIDAMLKAEELLVKDLPIHPVYHPVKDILEKPYVKDLVRYAVGCDNEYKWCYILKH
- a CDS encoding N-acetylmuramoyl-L-alanine amidase family protein; the protein is MKRLFLFITLTIVIFFAFSIFVYADYSPQYVEMNIDGKNINLEKINILINGEPLISDVSPVLYESRTLVPVKFIIDYLNAQIDWDSKNREVHIYSNDKNITIKIDSKDIIVDGKQKSLPYGVPAKIMNDRTMVPLRFAAEELGFKVDWDSKMRKGIISSAKQDILDIVVNTDNVLPKIEIKASGIVYHREMYLDNPCRLVIDIPNTNLELDKDRLDENGVFKLDVNTYPVKMIRASQFSKNPYITRLVLDMDRNAGYTIIQGENEKSLEIVFTNLIKNISNDKINDREAIIIETTNIPKYNVLKLNNPDRMILDIMDSFIGQAKDKYNYKTNNVKGVRVSQFKPDDLYNVNDNIVRVVFDLMSTEESNLIVEQNKDKIFFYADNKLINGLNYEKGKEGGKLSIDSSSNSKASVVYDETNNMLKITMSKYNSNIKNSALILSDAFIDNIIIDTIDNNRVLYIKFKQNMIYSVISNSKQIDVNFEKKDSTKNNKYTVVIDAGHGGKDPGAISPINGAIEKDLNLKTALELEKKLKELGFNVVMTRKTDTLVNLYERAYIANRNDGDVFISIHYNYNDNKSIKGIQTLYCPSYKSDVKQNNQYPFAEYMHNHLLSGLNVEDKKIVRRPGLVVTRETKMDAVLLELGFLSNYEEAKKICTDAYRKKVAEVVGKALVDYFK
- a CDS encoding peptide ABC transporter substrate-binding protein, which gives rise to MTKSKLMVLMLIFIMLFTVAFTGCTGDEPTDTPSSSDNQGSGDTPSSSDTPSSTDDGKELAEEQILRLNWAAEPPGMDTQTTTAALSIEIIRATMEGLVRPDQNGFIKKGSGLAKDWEISDDGLHYKFYLRDAKWSDGTPITTEDIKFSWLRALDPDTAAEYAGMLYAVEGAEAYNKGEGSREDVAIRTPDEKTIEVDLVRPTAQFLELTSFATLIPAQKAAVEKLGEEYAADADKIVYSGPFVISEWNHDQNLILEKNPNYWDAEVVKLERIEGDMILDANAAVNLYDTDGLDTIAVPSEFVERYGKTDEYIIVPNATTWYLQFNFTNKIMSNYHIRAAFSQALDSESFVKSVLNGVGLVAEGLTPPGMPGKDGKAFDELRTSKSLPFNVEAAKKHLEEGLKELGMTKEELEKEVTFLAGDTSGWVNMTQAFQQMWKENLGLEIFVENASYAIRLDRYNKKDYTISLAGWGGDYNDPMTFMDLFITNGGNNDAYYSSQEYDDCINTAVNGMGDERIDAMLIAEELLVKELPVHPVYHPVRDVVVKPYVKDIVRPLCGADNDYKWAYILKH
- a CDS encoding ABC transporter ATP-binding protein, giving the protein MSTGRELLKVENLKVSFDTYAGEVQAVRGVDFHVDVAETLAIVGESGCGKSVTAQTIMQLIPMPPGRIKEGKAIFNGKDLVKFSDRQMEAVRGRDISMIFQDPMTSLNPTMRVGKQIMEGLIKHQKMSKAEAAKKAVEMLHLVGIPKPEKRINQYPHEYSGGMRQRAMIAIALACNPKLLIADEPTTALDVTIQAQIIDLMQDLQKRLDTAIIIITHDLGVVADIADRIAVMYAGIIIETGTADDIFYNPQHPYTWGLLQSVPRLDKMEKHRLVPIDGTPPDLFAPPMGCPFAARCDYAMPICSKQMPEKTDLTDIHYVRCWLKHDMAPHVENPFSKGAK
- a CDS encoding peptide ABC transporter substrate-binding protein, with the protein product MKKSKLMVLMLCFVMVFSFAFAGCSDGDKPEEPKQPAGDSNQEGDSNQPADNGEELAEEQVLRVNWAAEPPGMDTQITTAALSIEIIRATMEGLVRPDQNGFIKKGSGLAKDWEISDDGLHYKFYLRDAKWSDGTPITTEDIKFSWLRALDPDTAAEYASMLYHIEGAEAYNKGEGSKEDVAIRTPDEKTIEVDLVRPTAQFLELTSFATLIPAQKAAVEKFGEEYAADADKIVYSGPFVISEWNHDQNLNLEKNPNYWDAENVKLERIEGDMIIDANSAVNLYDTDGLDTIVVPSEFVEKYGDTDEYAIIPNATTWYLQYNFTNKIMSNYHIRAAFAQALDSDSFVKNVLNGVGLVAEGLTPPGMPGKDGKAFDELRTSKSLPYDPEAAKKHLEEGLKELGMTKEELQEEVTFLAGDSSGWVLMTQAFQQMWKENLGLEIFVENVSYAIRLDRYNKKDYTISLSGWGGDYNDPMTFMDLFITNGGNNDAYYSSAEYDACIDTAVNGMGDERIDAMLRAEEILVKDLPAHPVYHPVRDMVTRSYVKGIVRPLCGADNDYKWAYLLKH